In Arthrobacter citreus, a genomic segment contains:
- a CDS encoding transglycosylase domain-containing protein: protein MAARKSPLFDTATTLGKIVAFFGVSALCGVLAAGLLVPAAAAAGTAASGSLQFFDDLPSELEAGALAEPSKIFANDGSLIATLYEENRQPVKLAEVSPIMIDAMLAIEDDRFYEHGGVDMQGIIGALASNISSGTNRGASTITQQYVNNVIIDSNLQNEEEVVFSGSVQKTYGDKLREMKLAIAVEKQLSKDEILEGYFNIVPFSGTTFGVQAAAKYFFNVTAAELNIPQAALLAGVVNGPTLYSPTGNPEVALKRRNLVIGTMLSTGRITQEEHDAAVATDLGLNLTPVPSNCVGAVQAPYFCDYVTHLVTNDERFGATLDDRKKLLYRGGLSINTTLDPEIQNAAQTAINETANPDTTDPEIGHSMVSMEPGTGKILSMAQNTRYTPEPGPGNSVLNFNVDLYQDGNPEKSLGGMGGFQPGSTYKPFTVAAWLDAGKTLNAQLDGRKRTYPAGHSWNASCLPGGRYGIPEPWTPINYGDTNYKTTSVIDGLANSLNTITLAEINQLDLCKFQEMAYASGIHNGKSAEGENQMLGIDPPSSFGGGGDASPLSMATGFATFAAEGLKCEPRALTSVTASDGRAFEVPAPDCQQVMKKEVAQGVNAATQQVMTKGSGYNLQIGLPVAGKTGTNDYRSQTWFMGYTTGMVTATWLGNHRWGDDRGTMIGKPIGGRVYPEIDGSLIAGPSWKNFIQRIPGEFGANPFNPPPASIMGNLPAPPKPAPAPSRPASDDNGGGDNGGGNGEGDGGGNNDGGGEGGGDNNASGAGFFEDRFTAGRETY from the coding sequence ATGGCAGCTCGCAAATCACCTCTTTTTGACACGGCGACCACTTTGGGCAAGATCGTCGCGTTCTTTGGCGTCAGTGCACTTTGTGGTGTTTTGGCCGCGGGACTCCTTGTTCCCGCCGCCGCGGCTGCCGGCACCGCAGCATCCGGATCCCTTCAGTTCTTCGACGATCTGCCGTCGGAACTTGAGGCGGGAGCGCTGGCGGAACCTTCCAAGATTTTCGCCAATGACGGCTCCCTTATTGCCACCCTTTATGAGGAGAACCGCCAGCCGGTCAAGCTGGCAGAAGTCTCCCCCATCATGATCGACGCCATGCTGGCCATCGAGGATGACCGCTTTTACGAGCACGGCGGCGTGGACATGCAGGGCATCATCGGCGCTTTGGCCTCAAACATCTCCTCCGGCACCAACCGCGGCGCGTCCACGATCACCCAGCAGTACGTGAACAACGTCATCATTGACTCCAACCTCCAAAACGAGGAGGAAGTGGTCTTTAGCGGCAGCGTCCAGAAAACCTACGGCGACAAGCTGCGGGAGATGAAGCTGGCCATCGCAGTGGAGAAGCAGCTGAGTAAGGACGAGATCCTTGAGGGCTACTTCAACATTGTGCCGTTCAGCGGGACGACCTTCGGCGTGCAGGCAGCCGCGAAGTACTTCTTCAACGTCACTGCTGCGGAACTGAACATCCCCCAGGCCGCTCTTTTGGCCGGCGTCGTCAACGGACCCACCCTCTATAGCCCCACCGGCAACCCAGAGGTGGCCCTGAAGCGGCGCAACCTGGTGATCGGCACCATGCTCAGCACCGGACGCATCACCCAGGAAGAGCACGACGCCGCCGTCGCCACCGACCTGGGCCTGAACCTCACTCCGGTTCCCAGCAACTGCGTTGGCGCAGTCCAGGCACCGTACTTCTGTGACTATGTCACCCACCTGGTGACCAACGACGAGCGGTTCGGCGCCACGTTGGATGACCGCAAGAAGCTGCTGTACCGCGGCGGCCTGAGCATCAACACCACCCTTGATCCCGAGATCCAGAACGCTGCACAGACGGCGATCAATGAAACCGCCAACCCGGACACAACCGATCCTGAGATCGGCCACTCCATGGTGTCGATGGAGCCGGGCACGGGCAAGATCCTCTCCATGGCGCAGAACACCCGCTACACACCCGAACCGGGGCCGGGCAACTCTGTGCTGAACTTCAACGTGGACCTGTACCAGGACGGCAACCCGGAGAAATCACTGGGCGGGATGGGCGGCTTCCAGCCCGGCTCAACCTACAAGCCGTTCACCGTGGCGGCCTGGCTCGACGCCGGCAAAACACTGAATGCCCAGCTGGACGGCCGCAAGCGCACCTACCCCGCAGGCCACAGCTGGAACGCCAGCTGCCTGCCCGGCGGCCGGTACGGCATTCCGGAGCCCTGGACACCCATTAACTACGGCGACACCAACTACAAGACCACCTCGGTCATCGATGGCCTGGCCAACTCCCTCAACACGATTACGCTAGCCGAGATCAACCAGCTGGATCTGTGCAAGTTCCAGGAAATGGCCTACGCATCCGGCATCCACAACGGCAAGAGTGCCGAGGGCGAGAACCAAATGCTCGGAATCGACCCGCCGTCGTCCTTCGGCGGCGGCGGCGACGCCTCGCCGCTGTCCATGGCCACCGGCTTTGCCACCTTTGCCGCCGAGGGCCTCAAGTGCGAGCCCCGCGCTCTGACCTCGGTGACGGCATCCGACGGACGGGCCTTTGAGGTTCCGGCTCCGGACTGCCAGCAGGTCATGAAGAAGGAAGTTGCCCAGGGCGTCAACGCTGCCACCCAGCAGGTGATGACCAAGGGATCGGGTTACAACCTCCAGATCGGCCTGCCGGTTGCCGGCAAAACTGGAACCAACGATTACCGCTCCCAGACCTGGTTCATGGGCTACACCACCGGCATGGTCACCGCCACCTGGCTGGGCAACCACCGCTGGGGTGACGACCGCGGCACCATGATCGGCAAGCCGATTGGCGGCCGGGTTTACCCTGAGATTGACGGCTCGCTCATCGCCGGACCGTCCTGGAAGAACTTCATCCAGCGCATCCCGGGGGAATTCGGTGCCAACCCGTTCAATCCCCCGCCCGCCAGCATCATGGGCAACCTGCCGGCACCTCCCAAGCCGGCCCCGGCTCCGTCCCGTCCCGCCTCCGATGACAACGGCGGCGGCGACAACGGCGGAGGTAATGGCGAAGGCGACGGCGGAGGTAACAACGACGGCGGCGGCGAGGGCGGCGGCGACAACAATGCCTCCGGCGCGGGCTTCTTCGAAGACCGGTTCACTGCCGGACGCGAAACGTACTAA
- a CDS encoding DUF4177 domain-containing protein → MSKWEYFITPLPLHTPGAVLNMHGEEGWELVQITPAPNGTGAVAYMKREKSQ, encoded by the coding sequence ATGAGCAAATGGGAATATTTCATCACGCCGCTTCCTCTTCACACCCCGGGAGCTGTCCTTAACATGCACGGCGAAGAAGGTTGGGAGCTGGTTCAGATCACCCCCGCCCCGAACGGCACCGGAGCTGTGGCCTATATGAAGCGCGAGAAGTCGCAGTGA
- a CDS encoding RidA family protein: MTGAVSAVERRLAELGLTLPAVAAPVAAYVPAVVTGNYVYTSGQLPFVDGVLPAAGKVGASVSAEDAAAYAATCAVNALAAIKAQIGDLDRISRIVKVVGFVASDPSFTGQPAVINGASELLGKVFGEAGAHARSAVGVAVLPLDAPVEVEVIAEFA; this comes from the coding sequence GTGACCGGGGCGGTTTCGGCCGTGGAGCGCAGGCTCGCGGAGCTGGGTCTGACCCTGCCCGCAGTGGCTGCTCCCGTGGCGGCGTACGTGCCGGCCGTCGTCACCGGAAACTACGTTTACACCTCGGGCCAGTTGCCCTTTGTGGACGGCGTGTTGCCGGCGGCGGGCAAGGTGGGTGCTTCGGTGTCCGCCGAGGATGCAGCCGCCTATGCCGCCACCTGCGCCGTCAACGCGCTGGCCGCGATCAAGGCACAGATTGGTGATCTTGACCGCATCAGCCGCATTGTCAAAGTAGTGGGCTTCGTGGCCTCGGACCCGTCCTTCACGGGACAGCCGGCCGTGATCAACGGTGCCTCCGAACTGCTGGGAAAAGTCTTCGGCGAGGCTGGCGCACACGCCCGCTCCGCCGTCGGAGTGGCGGTGCTGCCGCTGGATGCCCCGGTCGAAGTAGAAGTGATCGCAGAATTTGCCTAG
- a CDS encoding NUDIX hydrolase, producing MPSTSVRLFPVPPYLRGAAESWLEHGDRTPRKPRLASSVVLVRDAPRGTETYLAYRRGESPLGKVAFPGGSLEEGDDGSAAAWYGPSPAAWAKALGIDDPRLARRHVVAAIRELFEETGILLAGPDESTLLEANRGPEWMAARAGIASGDVSFLDLLSRRGLGLRTDLLRPLSNWQTADFALRRFDTRYFAAVQPIGQETSLLDGKGSWGQWRSAAAEIAARETTALGDEIGVPDTTGLTLGELTVPQVELVLEKLASARGCIAYLASRRPAKVFQPELVQADGGYWLSVQLSGVGEGSAQRGR from the coding sequence TTGCCTAGTACCTCCGTACGGCTTTTCCCGGTTCCCCCGTATCTGCGGGGGGCCGCGGAAAGCTGGCTAGAACACGGTGACCGCACACCGCGCAAACCACGCCTGGCATCCTCCGTGGTGCTGGTCCGGGATGCCCCGCGCGGCACCGAAACCTATTTGGCGTACCGGCGCGGCGAATCCCCGCTGGGTAAGGTCGCCTTCCCCGGCGGCAGCTTGGAAGAGGGCGACGACGGTTCCGCCGCTGCCTGGTACGGTCCGTCTCCGGCAGCCTGGGCCAAAGCGCTGGGGATCGACGATCCCCGGCTGGCCCGCCGCCACGTGGTGGCCGCCATCCGTGAACTGTTTGAAGAAACCGGGATCCTGCTCGCCGGCCCCGACGAGTCCACGCTGCTTGAAGCCAACCGCGGACCGGAGTGGATGGCCGCGCGGGCCGGAATCGCGTCCGGAGACGTGTCCTTCCTGGATCTGCTGTCGCGGCGCGGCTTGGGCCTGCGCACTGACCTGCTGCGGCCGCTGTCCAACTGGCAGACCGCGGACTTCGCGCTGCGCCGCTTCGACACGCGGTACTTTGCGGCGGTGCAGCCCATTGGGCAGGAAACATCGCTGCTTGACGGCAAAGGCAGCTGGGGCCAGTGGAGGTCCGCAGCTGCGGAAATCGCGGCACGGGAGACCACTGCCCTGGGAGATGAAATCGGGGTGCCCGACACCACTGGCCTGACTCTGGGCGAGCTGACCGTCCCGCAGGTGGAACTGGTCCTGGAAAAGCTGGCCAGCGCCCGCGGGTGCATCGCGTATTTGGCGTCCCGGCGCCCGGCCAAGGTGTTCCAGCCCGAACTGGTCCAGGCTGACGGAGGCTATTGGCTGTCTGTACAGCTCAGCGGTGTTGGCGAAGGATCGGCCCAGCGCGGGCGCTGA
- a CDS encoding Crp/Fnr family transcriptional regulator, producing MDIEVLRRAPLFASLGDDVFAALTDELTEVDLSRGASVFREGDQGDQLYFIVSGKIKLGRSAPDGRENLLAILGPGELFGEMALFDPSPRNATATAVSETRLAGLRHDNLKALLETRPEVSVQLLQALARRLRRTNESLADLVFSDVPGRVAKALLDLADRFGRPATDGILVAHELTQEELAQLVGASRETVNKALAEFVQRGWLRLEARAVVILDVQRLRQRSR from the coding sequence ATGGATATCGAGGTACTGCGCCGTGCGCCACTGTTCGCCTCATTGGGAGACGACGTCTTCGCAGCTCTAACCGACGAGTTGACCGAGGTCGACCTTTCGCGCGGCGCATCAGTTTTCCGCGAAGGTGACCAGGGCGACCAGCTGTATTTCATCGTGTCCGGAAAGATCAAGCTGGGCCGCTCCGCACCAGACGGCCGCGAAAACCTGCTGGCCATCCTCGGCCCGGGCGAGCTCTTCGGCGAGATGGCACTGTTTGATCCGAGCCCGCGCAACGCCACCGCCACCGCGGTGTCGGAAACCCGCTTGGCCGGCCTGCGGCACGATAATCTGAAGGCGCTGCTGGAAACGCGCCCCGAAGTGTCGGTGCAGCTGCTCCAGGCCCTGGCCCGCCGGCTTCGCCGCACCAACGAGTCCCTCGCGGACCTGGTGTTCTCGGACGTTCCCGGCCGCGTTGCCAAGGCGCTGCTGGACCTGGCGGACCGCTTCGGCCGCCCGGCCACCGATGGCATCCTGGTGGCGCATGAGCTGACCCAGGAAGAACTGGCCCAGCTGGTCGGTGCTTCCCGCGAAACCGTGAACAAGGCCCTGGCCGAGTTTGTGCAGCGCGGCTGGCTGCGCCTCGAGGCGCGCGCCGTGGTCATCCTGGACGTCCAGCGGCTGCGCCAGCGTTCCCGCTAA
- a CDS encoding MarP family serine protease, with amino-acid sequence MLGFSLLDIILLLALLFYLIAGLRNGLVVTLGGIVGFVAGAVAAFFAIPLVAAWVPDDGWRLTAVIATVAVLVLGGHALGAALGGGIRRWLNFPPLRFLDRLLGGAVNLAVSALVMSMLAFSVNTLGVPFLSQQITSSKVLTTIDDATPDRVKAMTAQLRSFTLAEGLPTILDSAAPDTVVAPDQALSSAALQASSESVVKITGTAYQCGQNQTGSGFVVADDRVITNAHVVAGVPEPVVQVPGGGALPGKVVHFDSTRDLAVLAVENLDADPIPLGGVLPNDTTAAFAGYPAGGPFRLQAANVERLSDVSVRNIYGTSPEVLEVYTLAANVQQGNSGGPLLDIDGQVAGVIFAKTTGEQPIGYALSLNELGPVAEAAAGYSDPVSPGQCISGE; translated from the coding sequence GTGCTCGGATTTTCCCTGCTTGACATCATTCTGCTGTTGGCGCTGCTGTTCTACCTCATCGCCGGCCTGCGGAACGGTCTGGTAGTGACATTGGGCGGCATCGTTGGCTTTGTGGCCGGAGCCGTTGCCGCTTTTTTCGCCATCCCGCTGGTAGCGGCGTGGGTGCCCGACGACGGCTGGCGGCTGACCGCGGTCATCGCCACGGTGGCGGTGCTTGTCCTGGGCGGACACGCGCTGGGAGCGGCGCTGGGCGGCGGAATCCGGCGCTGGCTGAACTTCCCGCCGCTGCGGTTCCTGGACCGGCTGCTCGGCGGTGCGGTGAACCTGGCGGTGTCCGCACTGGTGATGTCGATGCTCGCGTTCAGCGTGAACACACTCGGTGTGCCGTTCCTCTCGCAGCAGATCACCTCGTCCAAGGTCCTGACCACGATCGACGACGCCACGCCGGACCGGGTGAAGGCCATGACCGCGCAGCTGCGTTCCTTCACCCTGGCTGAAGGCCTGCCGACCATCCTGGACAGCGCGGCGCCGGACACCGTGGTTGCACCCGATCAGGCGTTGTCCTCGGCGGCGCTGCAAGCATCCTCCGAATCAGTGGTCAAGATCACCGGAACCGCTTACCAGTGCGGGCAGAACCAGACCGGTTCCGGCTTTGTGGTCGCCGATGACCGCGTGATCACCAATGCGCACGTGGTGGCGGGTGTGCCGGAGCCGGTGGTGCAGGTTCCCGGCGGGGGAGCGCTTCCGGGCAAGGTGGTCCACTTTGACAGCACCCGGGACTTGGCGGTGCTGGCGGTGGAGAACCTGGACGCCGATCCGATTCCGCTGGGCGGGGTGCTGCCCAACGACACCACGGCGGCGTTTGCCGGGTATCCGGCGGGTGGCCCGTTCCGCCTGCAGGCGGCCAACGTGGAGCGGCTCTCGGATGTTTCGGTCCGCAATATCTACGGGACCTCCCCCGAGGTGCTGGAGGTCTACACCCTGGCGGCCAACGTACAGCAGGGCAACTCCGGCGGTCCGCTGCTGGACATCGACGGGCAGGTGGCTGGCGTCATCTTCGCCAAGACCACGGGGGAGCAGCCCATCGGCTATGCCCTGTCCCTGAACGAGCTGGGCCCGGTGGCAGAGGCCGCCGCCGGCTATTCCGACCCGGTGTCGCCCGGGCAGTGCATCTCCGGAGAGTAG
- the aroQ gene encoding type II 3-dehydroquinate dehydratase, giving the protein MTASRTRNLLVLNGPNLNLLGTREPGIYGTGTLDDVETLALQAAEARGWTVDCIQSNHEGDLIDAIHGAPGLADAIIINPAAYSHTSVAIPDALSGVGLPVVEVHLSNIHKREEFRHHSFVSTVADVVICGAGIAGYGMAVNYLAARLDGEAAE; this is encoded by the coding sequence ATGACTGCCTCCCGCACCCGCAACCTGCTCGTCCTCAACGGCCCCAACCTGAACCTCCTGGGCACCCGGGAGCCGGGGATTTACGGCACCGGCACCCTCGACGACGTTGAGACGCTCGCCCTCCAGGCCGCCGAGGCGCGCGGCTGGACCGTTGACTGCATCCAGTCCAACCACGAGGGGGACCTGATCGACGCGATCCACGGTGCCCCGGGGCTGGCTGACGCCATCATCATCAACCCGGCGGCGTACAGCCACACCTCGGTGGCCATTCCCGATGCGTTGTCCGGCGTCGGGCTGCCCGTGGTGGAAGTGCATCTGAGCAACATCCACAAGCGCGAGGAGTTCCGCCACCACTCCTTCGTGTCGACGGTGGCTGACGTTGTCATCTGCGGCGCCGGAATTGCCGGCTACGGAATGGCGGTTAACTACCTCGCTGCCCGGCTGGACGGCGAAGCCGCGGAATAA
- a CDS encoding MFS transporter produces the protein MSTSSTASPDFPPVSADPRARQQSRRMARKVAGASFVGTALESYDFYVFGTAAALILNRIFFPEVDPLIGVLLSFLSLGIGFIARPVGAVLFGHIGDRIGRKKSLIWTIVLMGTATGVIGLLPDYNTIGLWAPALLVTLRLLQGLAVGGEWGGAILIATEHAEPRKRALYAAIPQIGSPVGTIMVTATFLLLTQASQETMEAGLWRVPFLMAFPFMAIALYLRFAIEETPVFKDVAEHRAVPRVPVLEVLTSQRLPVLVAAAASLLGIGSYFLMTTYTQAYGTTQLGLSDATVLNAALVGSVLQLATIPAFGWLATKIGSARMVAAGAAATLLISFPLYWVISTADQTTYILAILLGGIAPTAAWAALGGLMADLFPARTGFTALSLAYSFAGILAGFTPAVTSAYGDATGGAWWHPGVVLALMSVITIAGALAASRMTRRAAAAAGPVPIGA, from the coding sequence GTGTCCACTTCCAGCACTGCCTCCCCAGATTTCCCTCCTGTTTCCGCCGATCCGCGGGCCCGTCAGCAGTCGCGCCGGATGGCGCGGAAGGTGGCCGGAGCTTCCTTTGTCGGAACGGCGCTGGAGTCCTACGACTTCTACGTTTTCGGCACCGCAGCCGCACTGATCCTGAACCGGATCTTCTTCCCCGAGGTCGATCCGCTGATCGGGGTGCTGCTGTCCTTCCTGTCCCTGGGCATCGGGTTCATTGCCCGGCCGGTGGGCGCCGTCCTGTTCGGCCACATCGGAGACCGGATCGGCCGCAAAAAGTCGCTCATCTGGACCATCGTCCTGATGGGCACTGCCACCGGCGTGATCGGCCTGCTGCCGGATTACAACACCATCGGCCTGTGGGCTCCGGCGCTGCTGGTCACGCTGCGGCTTCTGCAGGGCCTGGCCGTGGGTGGGGAATGGGGCGGAGCAATCCTCATCGCCACCGAACACGCAGAACCGCGCAAGCGGGCCCTCTACGCCGCCATTCCGCAGATCGGTTCCCCGGTGGGCACCATCATGGTGACCGCCACGTTCCTGCTCCTGACCCAGGCGTCGCAGGAAACCATGGAAGCCGGCCTGTGGCGGGTCCCGTTCCTGATGGCCTTCCCCTTCATGGCCATCGCCCTGTACCTGCGCTTCGCCATTGAGGAAACCCCGGTGTTCAAGGACGTGGCGGAACACCGCGCCGTTCCCCGGGTTCCGGTCCTGGAAGTGCTCACGTCCCAGCGGCTGCCTGTCCTGGTGGCTGCCGCCGCATCCCTGCTGGGCATCGGCTCATACTTCCTGATGACCACCTACACCCAGGCCTACGGCACCACCCAGCTGGGCCTGTCCGATGCCACCGTACTGAATGCCGCACTCGTGGGCTCGGTGCTGCAGCTGGCCACTATTCCGGCCTTCGGCTGGCTGGCTACGAAGATCGGCTCAGCGCGGATGGTTGCCGCCGGCGCCGCGGCCACGCTGTTGATTTCGTTCCCGTTGTACTGGGTCATCAGTACGGCGGACCAGACCACCTACATTCTGGCCATCCTGCTCGGCGGCATCGCTCCAACCGCAGCCTGGGCCGCACTGGGCGGGCTTATGGCGGACCTGTTCCCGGCGCGCACCGGCTTCACCGCGCTCTCGCTGGCTTACAGCTTTGCCGGAATCCTGGCCGGTTTTACGCCGGCGGTCACGTCCGCCTACGGCGATGCCACGGGCGGCGCCTGGTGGCATCCCGGCGTCGTACTGGCGCTGATGTCAGTCATCACCATTGCCGGAGCCCTCGCCGCCTCCCGCATGACGCGCCGCGCCGCAGCCGCGGCCGGTCCCGTCCCGATTGGCGCATAG
- a CDS encoding TetR/AcrR family transcriptional regulator, translating into MTSQPPVRERILDTAAALFYLEGIRAVSADRVIAETGTTKVTFYRHFRTKEDLVVAYLQAQSVRTRAAAATLSADPCTGLLQLAEIMGAETCVPGFRGCPFINAAAEYPDAGSPVRAVVRDHREWLHAEVRGRLAQLGAADPDRVADQLLMLRDGAMVHGYVADSASVSASLISAGRAIVGTLGH; encoded by the coding sequence ATGACCAGCCAGCCCCCGGTGCGCGAGCGCATCCTGGACACCGCCGCAGCCCTCTTCTACCTCGAAGGCATCCGCGCGGTCAGCGCTGACCGGGTCATCGCTGAAACCGGAACCACCAAGGTGACCTTCTACCGGCACTTCCGCACCAAGGAAGACCTGGTGGTCGCCTATCTGCAGGCGCAGTCCGTCCGGACCCGCGCTGCTGCGGCGACCCTGAGCGCCGACCCCTGCACCGGGCTCCTGCAGCTGGCCGAAATCATGGGCGCTGAAACCTGTGTCCCCGGATTCCGCGGCTGCCCGTTCATTAACGCGGCAGCCGAATACCCTGACGCCGGTTCCCCGGTCCGCGCCGTCGTCCGGGATCACCGGGAATGGCTGCACGCCGAGGTCCGCGGCAGGCTCGCACAGCTGGGAGCAGCGGATCCGGACAGAGTGGCGGATCAGCTGCTGATGCTGCGTGACGGCGCCATGGTGCACGGCTACGTCGCCGATTCCGCGTCCGTTTCGGCGTCGCTCATCAGCGCCGGGCGGGCAATCGTCGGCACCCTGGGGCACTGA
- a CDS encoding organic hydroperoxide resistance protein: protein MSALYTASATASGDGRNGEAQTSDGQLKVNLATPTEMGGAGDGTNPEQLFAAGYAACFLSALKMIARAEKAPIADAAITADVSLHKQEVGFKLGVELHVEMSGVDQATAEKLVEAAHQVCPYSNATRGNIDVVLDVTVG from the coding sequence ATGAGCGCTTTGTACACCGCGTCAGCCACCGCATCCGGAGACGGCCGCAACGGAGAAGCCCAGACCAGCGACGGCCAGCTGAAGGTTAATCTGGCTACTCCCACCGAAATGGGCGGCGCCGGCGACGGCACCAACCCGGAGCAGCTCTTTGCCGCAGGTTACGCCGCGTGCTTCCTCTCCGCGCTGAAGATGATTGCGCGCGCCGAGAAGGCTCCGATCGCCGACGCCGCCATCACCGCCGACGTCAGCCTGCACAAGCAGGAAGTCGGCTTCAAGCTCGGCGTCGAACTGCACGTGGAAATGTCCGGGGTGGACCAGGCCACCGCGGAGAAGCTCGTCGAGGCAGCCCACCAGGTATGCCCGTACTCCAACGCGACCCGCGGAAACATCGACGTTGTTCTGGACGTCACGGTCGGCTAA
- the acs gene encoding acetate--CoA ligase, which yields MSEQSPVKAHGDALENLLHEHRSFPPSADFAANAVAKPSLYEEAAAEGPEFWARQARSLLTWDEDFTQTLDWSEAPFAKWFVGGKINAAYNALDRHVEEGRGDRVALFFEGEPGDTRTYTYAQLTEEVKKAANAFESLGVTKGDRVAVYLPMIPEAVITMLACARIGAVHSVVFGGFSADALRSRIDDAEAKLVVTADGSYRRGKPTALKPAVDESLVKEGHTVSSVLVVKRNGEPVEWTEGRDVWWDDVVGSASAEHTAVAHDSEHPLFILYTSGTTGKPKGILHTTGGYLAQTAFTHLNTFDLKPKTDVYWCTADIGWVTGHSYVTYAPLVNGATQLIYEGTPDTPHQGRWWELVEKYKVSILYTAPTAIRTCMKWGRDIPGKFNLDSIRVLGSVGEPINPEAWMWYRTVIGANGGKKENPAPIVDTWWQTETGAHMIAPMPGVTATKPGSAQVAVPGISIDVVDEMGESVPNGSGGFLVVKEPWPAMLRGIWGDPERFKQTYWSRFDNMYFAGDGAKKDEDGDIWLLGRVDDVMNVSGHRLSTTEIESALVSHPSVAEAAVVGARDDTTGEAVVAFVILRGSAKEDDDIVTTLRNHVGKEIGPIAKPRHILVVPELPKTRSGKIMRRLLKDVAEGREAGDSSTLADNTVMLQIAESMRK from the coding sequence ATGTCTGAACAGTCCCCCGTCAAGGCGCATGGCGATGCACTGGAGAACCTGCTCCACGAGCACCGCAGTTTTCCGCCCAGCGCGGATTTTGCCGCTAACGCCGTGGCCAAGCCGTCCCTGTATGAGGAGGCCGCAGCCGAGGGACCTGAGTTCTGGGCCCGGCAGGCCCGCAGCCTGCTGACCTGGGACGAGGACTTCACGCAGACACTGGACTGGTCCGAGGCCCCCTTTGCCAAGTGGTTTGTCGGCGGAAAGATCAACGCCGCATACAACGCTTTGGACCGCCATGTGGAGGAAGGCCGGGGCGACCGGGTTGCCCTCTTCTTCGAAGGTGAACCCGGAGACACCCGGACCTACACGTATGCCCAGCTCACCGAGGAAGTTAAGAAAGCAGCCAACGCCTTCGAGTCGCTCGGCGTCACCAAGGGGGACCGCGTGGCGGTCTACCTGCCGATGATTCCCGAGGCCGTCATCACCATGCTGGCGTGCGCCCGCATCGGTGCGGTCCATTCAGTGGTTTTCGGCGGTTTCTCCGCCGATGCGCTGCGCAGCCGGATCGACGACGCCGAGGCAAAGCTCGTCGTCACCGCAGACGGTTCCTACCGGCGCGGCAAACCCACCGCCCTGAAGCCCGCGGTGGACGAGTCGCTGGTTAAGGAGGGGCACACGGTCAGCAGTGTCCTGGTGGTCAAGCGCAACGGCGAGCCGGTCGAATGGACCGAGGGACGGGATGTGTGGTGGGACGACGTCGTCGGTTCCGCGAGCGCCGAGCATACGGCGGTTGCCCACGACTCCGAGCACCCGCTGTTTATCCTCTACACCTCCGGCACCACGGGCAAACCCAAGGGCATCCTGCACACCACCGGCGGCTATCTGGCGCAGACGGCGTTCACGCACCTGAACACCTTCGACCTGAAGCCCAAAACTGACGTGTACTGGTGCACCGCGGACATCGGCTGGGTCACCGGCCACTCCTACGTCACCTACGCACCGCTGGTTAACGGTGCCACGCAGCTCATTTACGAGGGCACCCCGGACACCCCGCACCAGGGCCGCTGGTGGGAACTGGTGGAAAAATACAAGGTGTCCATCCTCTACACCGCGCCCACCGCCATCCGCACCTGCATGAAGTGGGGCCGCGACATTCCCGGGAAGTTCAACCTGGACTCCATCCGCGTGCTCGGGTCCGTGGGGGAACCCATCAACCCCGAGGCATGGATGTGGTACCGCACGGTGATCGGCGCCAACGGAGGCAAGAAGGAAAACCCGGCTCCCATCGTGGACACCTGGTGGCAGACCGAAACCGGCGCGCACATGATCGCACCCATGCCCGGCGTCACCGCCACCAAGCCCGGTTCCGCGCAGGTGGCCGTGCCCGGCATCTCCATTGACGTGGTGGATGAGATGGGCGAGTCAGTGCCCAACGGCTCCGGCGGTTTCCTGGTGGTAAAGGAACCGTGGCCGGCCATGCTGCGCGGCATTTGGGGCGATCCGGAGCGCTTCAAGCAGACTTACTGGTCCCGGTTCGACAACATGTACTTCGCCGGCGACGGCGCCAAGAAGGACGAGGACGGCGACATCTGGCTCCTCGGCCGGGTGGATGACGTCATGAACGTTTCCGGGCACCGCCTCTCCACCACCGAAATCGAATCCGCGCTGGTCAGCCATCCGTCGGTGGCCGAGGCCGCCGTCGTCGGCGCCCGCGATGACACCACCGGCGAGGCGGTGGTGGCGTTCGTGATCCTGCGCGGCAGCGCCAAGGAGGACGACGACATCGTCACCACCCTGCGCAACCACGTGGGCAAGGAAATCGGCCCCATCGCAAAGCCGCGGCACATCCTCGTGGTGCCGGAGCTGCCCAAGACCCGGTCCGGGAAGATCATGCGCCGGCTGCTCAAGGACGTGGCGGAAGGCCGTGAGGCCGGCGACTCCAGCACTCTGGCGGACAACACCGTCATGCTGCAGATTGCCGAGTCGATGCGGAAGTAG